The following nucleotide sequence is from Streptomyces bathyalis.
TGAAGCTGAAGCGGAAGGCGATCGAGACCGCGTACGCCGTCGAGATCGAGGCGCTGTACCACCAGTGACGGGAGCGCGCCGCGACGCGGCGCACGGCGAAGTGCCACACGGCGGACCGTCCGCCGCCCGTCCCTGACCGGCGCTTGATCCGGTGCCGCAGGAATGCCGGGGTACCCGTGATCGTTGACGGGGGCGGAAGTGGAGCAGTTCGTCGACATGTGAGGACCGATCGTTCGTGAGCAGCGTTCCCACCATCACTCTCAACAACGGCAGCGTCATGCCGCAGCTGGGCTTCGGCGTCTGGCAGGTGCCGGACGACGAGGCGGCGAGCGCCGTGACCACCGCCATCGAGGCGGGCTACCGCAGCATCGACACGGCCGCCATCTACGAGAACGAGCGGGGAACGGGCCGCGGCCTTGCCTCTTCGGGCGTGCCGCGTGAGGAACTCTTCGTCACCACGAAGCTGTGGAACGCCGAGCAGGGCTACGACTCGACGCTGCGCGCCTTCGACGCGTCCCTGAACAGGCTCGGACTGGACTACGTGGACCTGTACCTCATCCACTGGCCCGTGCCGGAGAGGGACAAGTACGTCGACACGTGGAAGGCGTTCGAGAAGATCAACTCGGAGGGCCGCGCCAAGGCCGTGGGCGTCTCCAACTTCAACCCGGTCCACCTGCGGCGGCTGCTGGATGAGACGGGCACCGTGCCCGCCGTCAACCAGATCGAGCTGCACCCGCATCTCCAGCAGAGCGAAGCGCGCGCCTTCCACGCCGAGCACGGCATCGCGACGGAGGCGTGGTCCCCGCTCGGGCAGGGCAAGGACCTGCTTCAGGACCCGACCCTGAACTCGCTGGCCGGCAAGTACGGCAAGTCGCCCGCGCAGGTCGTGCTGCGGTGGCATCTGCAGACGGGGAACGTGGTGATCCCCAAGTCGGTGACCCCGTCCCGCATCCGGGAGAACATCGACGTCTTCGGCTTCGAGCTCGACGAGTCGGAGATGGCGGACATCGCCAAGCTCAACTCGGACTCCCGGCTCGGCCCGGACCCCGACACCATGAACTTCGTGGGCTGAGCGCAGGCACTCGGGGGTTCTGACAGCCCGCATCCCGCGTCCTCCCGCAGTGGACTCCCGTACGGGAGCCGCGCACCGCGCGCGGCCGGAGCTCTCCGGCCGCGCGCGGTCGTGCGTGGCCCGTGCACGCGGGGCCCGTGCACGCGTGGCCCGTGCACGCGGCGGAAGCGGGACCAATCCGCCGGGAGATCCGCCACGAATCATCTGTGAGGAGATCTCCCGGGAGGAAACATGGGCTTGACCGCACGGCGCTCCGTGCACGGACGCGCGTGGCTCGGAGGGCGGGCCGGGCAGGTGCGGTCCGCCGCGCCC
It contains:
- a CDS encoding aldo/keto reductase encodes the protein MSSVPTITLNNGSVMPQLGFGVWQVPDDEAASAVTTAIEAGYRSIDTAAIYENERGTGRGLASSGVPREELFVTTKLWNAEQGYDSTLRAFDASLNRLGLDYVDLYLIHWPVPERDKYVDTWKAFEKINSEGRAKAVGVSNFNPVHLRRLLDETGTVPAVNQIELHPHLQQSEARAFHAEHGIATEAWSPLGQGKDLLQDPTLNSLAGKYGKSPAQVVLRWHLQTGNVVIPKSVTPSRIRENIDVFGFELDESEMADIAKLNSDSRLGPDPDTMNFVG